Proteins encoded by one window of Seriola aureovittata isolate HTS-2021-v1 ecotype China chromosome 4, ASM2101889v1, whole genome shotgun sequence:
- the wsb1 gene encoding WD repeat and SOCS box-containing protein 1 — protein MASFPDSVNENDIGKAKFIGELVVPVAPFDQKSGREAWTVAFAPNGSYFAWSQGHRIVRLIPWTKCLKDFSMGQCGEGTNASSPRRLSRQNSDGGKLIPASSEPCERTIDCGDIVWGLAFGSSVPEKQSRCVNIEWHRFKFGQDQLLLATGLNNGRIKIWDVYTGKLLLNLMDHTDVVRDLTFAPDGSLMLVSASRDKTLRVWDLKDDGNMVKVLRGHHNWVYCSAFSPDSSILCSVGAGKAVFLWNMDKYTLIRKLEGHHNDVVSCEFSPDGALLATASYDTRVIVWDHHKATILLELGHLFPPPSPIFAGGANDRWVRSVSFCPDGRHIASITDDRLVRFWSIEERAPQAIAPLSNGLCCAFSAEGSVLAAGTRDGSVHFWECPRSVASLQHMSRMALRRVMTTQQVEALAIPTPLRDYLTYKVI, from the exons ATGGCAAGCTTTCCAGACTCTGTCAACGAAAATGATATAG gtaaGGCTAAGTTCATCGGTGAACTCGTGGTGCCTGTTGCTCCCTTCGACCAGAAGTCTGGGCGGGAGGCTTGGACAGTAGCCTTTGCACCCAATGGTTCCTACTTTGCTTGGTCTCAGGGGCATCGCATCGTCAGGCTCATTCCCTGGACAAAATGCCTGAAGGACTT TTCGATGGGCCAGTGTGGGGAGGGCACCAATGCCTCAAGCCCCCGGCGTCTGTCCCGGCAGAACAGCGACGGCGGCAAGCTGATCCCAGCGTCGAGCGAGCCCTGCGAACGCACCATCGACTGCGGTGACATCGTTTGGGGCCTGGCCTTCGGGTCCTCTGTGCCGGAGAAGCAGAGTCGCTGCGTCAACATCGAGTGGCACCGCTTCAAGTTCGGCCAGGACCAGCTGCTACTGGCAACGGGCCTCAATAACGGTCGCATCAAGATCTGGGATGTTTACACTG gaaaaCTGTTGCTGAATCTGATGGACCACACTGATGTGGTGAGAGACTTGACCTTTGCCCCTGACGGCAGCCTCATGCTGGTCTCTGCATCCAGAGATAAGACCCTCCGTGTGTGGGACCTCAAAGATGATG GTAACATGGTGAAGGTTTTGCGGGGGCATCACAACTGGGTGTACTGCAGTGCCTTCTCCCCCGACTCCTCCATCTTGTGCTCAGTTGGCGCCGGCAAAGCA GTGTTTCTATGGAACATGGATAAGTACACGTTGATCCGGAAGCTGGAGGGGCACCACAATGACGTGGTGTCCTGTGAGTTTTCACCGGATGGGGCACTGTTGGCCACTGCCTCTTACGACACCAGGGTCATTGTATGGGACCACCACAAGGCCACCATCCTGCTGGAACTGGG AcatctcttccctcctccttcacccaTTTTTGCTGGAGGGGCAAATGACCGCTGGGTTCGCTCTGTGAGCTTCTGCCCTGACGGCCGCCACATCGCCAGCATCACTGATGACAG GCTGGTTCGTTTCTGGAGCATCGAGGAAAGGGCCCCTCAGGCCATCGCCCCTCTCTCTAATGGCCTCTGCTGTGCCTTCTCTGCTGAAGGAAGTGTCCTTGCTGCTGG GACTCGTGATGGTAGCGTGCACTTCTGGGAGTGTCCTCGTAGCGTTGCCAGTCTGCAGCACATGAGCAGGATGGCTCTCCGCCGGGTCATGACCACCCAGCAGGTAGAGGCTCTGGCCATTCCAACGCCGCTCCGCGACTACCTGACATACAAAGTCATCTAA